In the genome of Diabrotica undecimpunctata isolate CICGRU chromosome 2, icDiaUnde3, whole genome shotgun sequence, the window GTTGCCAACCAATTTTTACAGTCAAGAAATCTTACGTAAAATggctatattttaaaaattcatttttttcttattataaccAGTATTAccgtgatttattaaaattttcctaaaGTTAATATGGTACTGATGGTGAGGTATAATGAAATTTACATGATAATATATTGTACATACGCACTAGTTACTAAAATATCTTCCCAAAATGAGCCAAAGTCACCCTGGCGGGCCAAAGTCACCCGAAATTACGGtacatattttaataaacttaagaaTAATTTTGTACACCTTATACATATTTAATGATAGCAAATGAAGTAGATTTAAAAGGAGTATAAGttttgcaataataaactattaatAAGTTCCTGTCactgtattttaattttactacaagcataaaaatgtttgtaatatttttattaatctaatttattgtttttatttattatcaaaggttctatttataacacttacaaatttattaaagtctttattactaatttatttcacaatattaaTTTATCGCGTACAAATATATTTTCAGACTCAAACTGACTGTTCTTCAAAAACTTTCGTGTTTATATATAAAGCACCGTTAAACTAGAATCTCGTCGAAGGATGTCGACCTGACCCTTGGCGAAAAGACTGGAAGGTCACGCCATATTCGTTTTATTCGGCCTAGGGAGACCCGTCAATCTTTttactagaaaatactcgaatgaataaggatattagtaataaatatgtttacagttttaagTCATATGATGCGACATTATCTGTCGTAACAATGTGATCTAAGTCGCAAACCACATTGCAGGTTTCTCAAAGTTCGGTGTTGACCACACCGATTTTATATAAGTATTGAGGAAAGCTCGCATGTCCAAATTTCAGCCTACAAATGGTCACAATATCATTTCTTGTAAAATCATAATCTTGATGCCACAGAACTGTCGGAATACTTAGATGTAACGGTATGTATCGTTTGTGATTATTAGAGCAACAGTTTTTTCAATGCAATTCCGATTTTTCCTTAAAGTTACTTTTAGATATCATTAAATATTATTGAGCTCCGAAATTGTTCTTGATATGCTGTCCAGTTGTAACGTTTCTCTGGCAATGGAATCTACAATTTCATTGCACGAAGTCCTACATGAGCTTTTAcccaagtgaattttaattcgcattgactttttttaatttttaaatttttactcttaaTTCTCAATAAAAGGATCTATATATGTAGCCATCACATTAATTGGGTTACCGATGCAGAGGAACAGAGAAGGAGTCAATCAAAAAGTGAATTTttaacttgtttattttttcgATATAATCACAGGCTTTAGTAATTAATTGATTTTACAGAAAATTATGAATGAAAGAAACgaacaataataatacaataagaaaaaaatacaataatttccTTAAACCTAGTGCTGATGAGCAAGCAATGTCTTAAGTTAAACCATTTCTGAGTTTTAAAATGCAGTAGGGTTTCATCTTTTCTACACCGAAGATGAtcgctagtagttctttttctgtcacgctgtaatttttttcggcatttgttagggttcgacttgcgtaagcgatgacttgttcctgtccttcgtcgtttgtttgtactaaagctactcctaaaccgtggttcgaagcgtcagattgtaaaaaaaatcttttctggaagtccgggcagatcagtattggagcttgtgtcagtagtaattttattttgttaaatgcttcctcttggtctctgtcccaagtccaatgttgttttttctttagtagctttgttaaaggggctgtagttcgtgaaaaatcttttataaatctcctataccatgagatgatgcccaaaaatcggcgtagttgtttaacggtttttggcgcgggatattcgactatagcttttgtcttgttgtcgtccacttttattcccgttttgtttactacatggcctaaataatttatctcttctttgcagaatttacatttgtctatattaattcgtagtttggcctgctgtagtctgtgaagtacttcttttaagttttccatatgttcctCGAACGTTTTCCCCAGTATTATCATGTCGTCTAAATAGGCGAATGCATGTGGTTCCATTTCTGGGCCGATTATTGTATCTAGTAATCGTTGAAAAGTAGCGGAGGCGGCGTGTAATCCGAATGGAAGTACTTTGAACTGGAATAGTCCTTTTCCTGGTGCTATGAAAGCGGTCAAGGGTTTGCTTGCTTCGGAAAgtggtacttgccaatatccattttttagatctaacgtggtaaaatattttgcagattttaacttttctaggatatgattgatgtacggtaatgggtaggcatctttttctgagatgtcgttgattttcctaaaatcgatgcaaaatctgtatccgttgttatccttcttttttactaagacgatgggggaactgtacgggctattagatttttctatcacgttctcttctagcatcttatctatctcatcgtttatgatcttctgcattgccgggtttcggagcctgtatctttgtttgatcggtgtattatgtttgagttttattgtatgttcggttagatgtgttgttcctttaatttgtttaaatttctccaactctgttagtaacaattcctgtaattgtttttttttcggtattgtttagtgtagtactgatgtcgagctgctctcgtttcggactgttcgtgaattccggtatgtatgacggaatatcttcggtctggtcgtcggccgcggtatcggtcggtagttgggtatatcttcggtctggttgtcgaccgcggtatcggtcggtagtcggtatattttcggtctggtcttcgaccgcggtatcggtcggtagtcggtaggtcgttttgttatatattttgcttctctgttggagcggatatcttgcggttggtgtttcgttgaccctggaattggtcggtattcggttattgtctgcattgtacgatctggatccgtgttctgtcctggttgggtattgttctctccttcttacgcgatttctatttaagatgtttgataaatcaaggccccatcttgttatttcatgcattcccagtactacttctgaagctaggtttggtaaaaaatgtagcttggcttttctccaaacgttgtctatggaacattttgctgtaaaacagatttctatgttgatggtttttccatctgccagcgtgatctttaaagcttttctgtcgctttttgttccacattgttccaatatttttttacctttttgtcctataaacgaattttgggctcctgtgtctattagtgctcttaactttttaccgttgctgaacgttatcgttgtgtggggtcgttgatctgtatagtgtgcgtagctggaggttgttagggaggactctaaatgctgactgggttgcctccttcttgtccagtcctgttggagttttccggtcggcttctacattggcagttattggaagttgttcctcgggttccgcaatggctgcagaagagtacagcgatagctctgcagtttcttctattgtggcctctgcggccgcatctccaacaacaagtctgtctgtcgaaattctgtattttgttattacgactatttgcctgtgtccagtcacaccttgtattgtttctgttatatatttctttttggaccatatcatattcttccgctagtctgatgatgtcctgtgttgacgatacgtcttgcctctttatatacaacttgtatttcgggttcatattggtgtatatcctgtttagttcttcttggtgattgaattcaccatgtcttctgatcattgtttgaatatcaatgatgtagtcttttacaccttcgttgtttcgttggagtcggttccggatttgagcttccagagattgcgtgagaacggaggaaacgaagaaattgcggaaatcttgttcgaagtcttttaattcgttccaatatttattattgtttctgtaccatagtaatgctttcccgtttaatgtttctggtagagcttgtaaaacgtgggtgtcttgtaggccgtaagctgtctggagttctttcaaccgttctatgaattctattgggtctcttgaaccgtcaaagtgtaacccccatttgcgtactatttccatctttctttgtctgtcttccatctggttttcttctatttcctctgggttttggcctttttgagttggtgccttgatgatcgcaactaatctcgctcttagctggctgaaattcccttccgtcggctgttctctgtttgttaattcggctataagttcgtctttctttaataggtacacccaactaaccttcgacgtttccggagcgtctgtcattgttgaactgtgaatcaccctgtatttgattaaaatttgaaatgtagtactgtctcatgaaaataaaattcggaattcggtcggtattattgtttaaaacgtatttttctgctcgggcgccatttgtgatgtcctctcgtgggagtcactatccgggtagcttttagacagtcagagacagagttcaaaataaaaataaaactttattgtcttccttaaattaaattgacaaaaatcttatgtacatatttacaatttggtttagtcttctcagtacctagcctatttattcaaattaagtttgaccttgtcatatgaaattagtcttatcggcaagcgactgtgtatttgaaattttacgggaacgttgtatcgatttaataacagcggacgataggtacaaagaaaggaaaggaactcaacacgtcccttaagtgattcgggttaataggacactcctcgacagtctcaacacgactgcttcagagtacgggtagtgaaagagctcaacacgctcttcgggtaacggcggtatgggacggaacaacttgtgaactcaacacgtccacaagccggggtagggaagaagagaaccttcagtcaacacctgtcgattctctctctatgaggaaatgttgcggtttatagagcggagcttggtaattagttttgccctttctactgtcgatacattcctacttcatgggttggttcgcgcgcacgctggtttaacggtgatggcttggactcatcgttacaaggTGAATGAAGCATATTCCATATGTGGTCTCACCAGGGCATTATAGAGTTTTATAATTGTGGCCTTTAATACGGCCTTTTGTAATCCAGGATCTccttatcaatttaaaaaaattaataccttttaaacattttgattCTACACTTTGTATGAATGGTCCCCAGCTAAGGTTTTTGTCCACGTTTTTCTTGTTCAATTTTGTTCAGAATCTATTAGTACTTAATCGTTTGCAAACAGAAGAGTGGATATTGTGTCGTAACCCACATTTGTTCTTATTTTGTCACATTTCCGTTTAAACGAAAGTTAAACTAAAAAACATACCTGTTTTAAGCCTTTAATTCAAAAATCTTCAGACGTCGTCTTGCCTACTTTGAATGTGTTTGTACATCCTAATTATAGTTGTTTTACAGCTTTAATGGAACCTTTGCTGACACTATTATTTTTCACGCACAACTAAAACTTTTTATAGTCACCCATTATTAACTCTCAAAATTAGTCGAAGTACGaaataaaaatggaaaatataAACTTGCAAGTTCCGACACGGGGAGTGTGACAAACCCCAGACAACTCTTGAAAGCGACACCATTCACGCTATATCTAGTTGCCCACTAACCTGACTGCATCAGATTGTAGACAAATATGTATTCGGAAGCTACTGAAGCGCTGTTGGCGTTTGTAGTGAAATTTGAACTTAAAACGGTTACTCTCTGAACTCTGGGGTCACACCCACGTGTCGGATGCAGGGTTAATCGTGAGTACCCCCATCTATACAAGAAGAGCGACGAGTTCTGAAGTCGTTTTGATCTTCTGATTCATTAACTTGTTTTCCAATTCGGTGTTTTAGTCCTCCTCCATAAAGACTTGCTACAGAACATCTTAAAATAATTCTCCTATAATTTTTAAAGTCGTTCCGGCTTCCTTTCTTATAAATAAAAGGTATGATGGCTCTATTCCATTCTTTGGATGGCAGTTCATCTTCGTTGAGGCACTTGTTAAAGATAACTGCAATGATCTTCATTAATTTATTCGGAGCTGGTGCTCCGAAGTAGTTGCTTATATTTGCTGGGCCAGGAGCTTTCCCATTCTTTATCTGCCCGACTTTTTTTCGTACTTCTGGTGCAATTGTTAATGCTTTTTGTTGTTTTACATTCTCTTCGTAGATATCTGTTGAAATATCTTCTTGAAACTCAATTTCATATTCAATTACAGATATTTTCCTAATCATTTTTCTTAGGATAACTAATAAAAAGTAATTCATATACATACTTTTTAATACTAAATATCATTAatgatatttattaacaaaatagtcGAAGGATATTTACATCTTCATTTTTAATACAAAACCCGCTTCTGCATTCCACACCATCGCAATCCCTTATAACTTTCCGTATCATCGAACACATGTTTTATTTTCCCGTCTCGGCGGTTCACCTCTTCCTCCTTATTATCTCCCTTTCATCTTGCGATAAATTCGCGTTGGCAACTTCATGATAGTTATTTTCGTGCACACACTCATAAAAATTATGACGTTGCCGTTCGATTTTATCGGCACCGGATCGTTGGTCTTCATCGTAAAATATTATGTGTACGCTTGCCTACGGCAATGCCAATCTGCGATCCGAGCTCGAAGCTAGACGCTGCGTTAATACGGAAAAGCGTTAAAATTTGTTCCTAATAATGATAGCCACACCATGAAAATATAAAAGAGAGTAAATTCTTGATTAATATCTTCACGGATAAGTTAAAATAAACGCAAGTCCAATTAACAGTAAGATCTAACTTGGTTAAATGCTTGGTGAATTTAATGTAAAGTTTATCCTTATCAGTTATCATCTCTATAATGGCAAGAGTTTTACAACAGATTTCCGTAGTATTCCATTTATTGTTGCTCATTAattttatatactaaaacgctaaggcattttcttgtccaccactttactcaaaaaccatattagataattaaaatattttttcggaatattattagtattacgtatgagattgtcaagatatacttttggtacaaaaattcacttccggttttgagatgaccggaagttaaaatttactttaagttatagactccacaatgtatatatggatcgaaaggtctcgtcgagacgaatctaaatatgtacttccggttgcgatccgacaccggaagtgacccgaaacgcgcataaaacgtcaatatagagcaaatctgacaccggattcgtgatcagcatgcaaaattaactgctaaatgatatccatgtcgacatttgatgaactaaaaattgcattccggttttgaggtcggcttcgataatcactttttttttacttgcattattattgataaatgttatgtatattcttgcttatattgtttgtattgatctcttaatttttatcgcaaaataaaaatttcatttaaaaaactcgatgtcgagttggtccgctagtgacTTCTAACTGAGCATTATATTCTTCAGTTTTACTATTTTGTAAGCAACATTTTGTTTTTCATTTAGATCATTTCCAACTACTAACTAATAAGTTGCTTCTCTgtaattttctctgtcttattttgCAAGTACTTGTTATATTGTATTTGCTTATTAAAAACTACATTGTTATGTTCTTTTTCTGGTTCTTAGTTTCCTTCCTTTTGAAATTTAGTATTTGTTATGTTATTACGTACCGAATAAGTAAAAGATTATTTTCAACTTTtgaaactaaatttaaaattggGACCATTTCTCATAACTGGATTTATACAGGATGAGTTTTTAGTGTGACACTGGTCAACAATTCAATTATGGtacaaaatatctaaaaaaagttatttagaaaaGATGTAGGCAATATTATTCTCTAGGTTTAAAAAATTTGCGGAATTCTAGTTCCTAAGGGTAATTAGAAACTACGTGGTAAAAcaaccatatatttttttaaatgggatatatattgtatattttctCTAACTGCTTTCTTTATAAAatctgtttttttaatataaagtttataAAGTTTCACACTACTCTACAGGGTATTTAATAAGTTATgatgatttttattttgatatcgcTATGAACTAAACACTctatatataaagaagtaatgcataaacaattatttgttTTACGTAATAAGTTAAACAATATGTTCAAGATAATTGAAAGATAGAAACGGGAAttgtttttaatactaaaaaaagacgatacattatttttaataaaaagaaaacccaCCTTACTACTAATCtaacattaaataatttacctttagagtagtcaaaagaaataaactttctaggtctaacttttgaaaaaactttaaaataaaattcgcACATAAATAAACTACAGTTTTCCTGTTAAAAAAgattaaatatactcaaaatattAACCAACAAAATTTGGGGTGCCggtcataaaatattaattaggctTTACAAATCGCTCATTAGAACTAAGATCGATTATGGTGGTATATGTTACCATGCTGCCGGTTAGTACTATACAAGCTCTTACTGGAGAACTCCCCTTGCATACAGCAACTATCGAACTATATTGCAAAGATATCATCCCAGAAACAGCATCCCGTATTCTTCCACATCTGCAACCCTGGTCTTCCTCCTAACATAAAGACTAAAAACTCTACAAATCGATTCAATGTATGGCTAAATATAAATGCCAATTATTTCCCAAGGACAAGCCACCCATTAACTACTGACTTAACACTTACAAAttatcccaaatcaactacaaattccacaataattaaaCATCCATTCATAGAAATTCTAGACTACTATTCTAACTATTTGCAAAtctttaccgatgcctctaaaactccCAATGGCCACGCTGCTCCCTACTACTGTTAAGAAAATTCTTATAGCATATCAATACCAACAAACTGCAGTATAGTCACAAGCGAGGCAACAGCTATTTTGAATGCCCTTATATTCCCAAAGAGAGTAgaacgatgaagtgcattatCACAACAGACTCATAAAATGACTTAATGGAATTGAAgcaaatatataccaacaaccctattttaCAGACTATAAAAAACAAACTAGAAACATTCCGATTATCAAGAAAGGAAGCAGCTTTTATTTGGGTATCTTTACATACAGGtatttacggaaatgaaaaagcagatcaactggcCAATAAAAGTCAAATGAGCTCAAACCATGTAACGAAtcattttgcctaccatagggtattactaataggggtagaagattggggatagaaattactgggggcgaagataaggcaagcaaaataaacgctacttgtgcgaacggcactcagggtttgttagaagagctggggtcgtggataagtaaatgacatgGGGTCAAATTGGGGCAACTACGAAAATATAAAAAAGGTCATGAATCtattggtataaacaaaacaacaagaaacaggaaacacctctagtaatttagaaagagcgccacttcgaggtgcctaattataaccattataacagctagttgtaactttcgaaataattatcagaaatgcaaaacatatctttttcaaattaaactcataaaaaggttagttaaaaaaataaacaaaatgttaagaaacaaaatttaacatttatttttgtgtcaccacaaacagttacaaaatagacagtgcaaaaatgatacaacaatagtcgcaaaatacaaaaatacaaaaaaaaacttacatgtgtcaacTTACAGGTTTAACCtcttctacaaaaataaaaatatgtcacaacaaaacaaattaaagctagctgtcatatgtcaacattcaaTTTTGATAACAAAGAACAAATGGGTTGACAGCATAACCACGCCTTGATTTacaatataaaatacatattatcttatttaaattgttatgaaagcaattattactttttttttaaaaaatgtctgctttgcttttaaaatctgatcacaaaaaaagttacctgagtttcactgtataactttcaataactggaacaaaaaactacatctcCAAACTGTAACAAAAATATCCCTAAACGGCTGCTTAGGACATTTGAGGTTGAAACTGGCACATTGGACACACCCTGTAAACGCTTCTTAAAAACTGGACAATGGAAATGTTGATGTCTTTATAGACACATTACTTGAGTAAAATATCACTTCTCTAACATATTTGTCGGTTTCTTTTGACCGACCTCTAAAACGTCTTAATTCTTCCGTTACCTCTGTCAACCTCATCAACTGTACTTAAAACtcaacactgctactatactgcacattttcccatgacaaaagacgaaaaaacaaaaaaaaacattacgaattaaaagaaaaattcggactaacaccgaaaccactgcctctaacagcggctccactgagagtgacgaaattatcttcaaaaattgatcgcataagttggaataaacaaagcacttagggtataaacaaaacacaacgaaaattaagacgttaattattaatttgaaaacgcaatatcgggcggtttgaacaaaaaaatatcaaagaatttgcgcctgtgacataaacaaacaataaaatgatttattatcgacacGGCGCCGTGAAAAGAACGAAATATTATTTGGGTCTTAAATTGAAAGATACGAACTAACAAACATTgtaaaaattcttcgttattataatgcatatataaggggatttcgtttaatacatatacgaggggacttcaagaaatttacaaatgctacaaccATAATGCAAATTTGAAAACAAATTCGTGCACCGATCTAAAGAACCTGGTTAAAACTCACTGTACTAATGTATGGCAAAATCATTGGGAAAAATTAGatacaaaattaaatgtaatttgccTAAAAATAAATCCTGTCCTAGAAACTTCTTcaaacagaagaaaccaagtgATTATTAACCGTctaagaattggccatactgccttaACACACAAAAACTTATTAACAAAAGAACCACTTCCTATCTGCTCCAGCTACTTTGATCCACTGACCGTTAAACATATCCTGCTTGATTATTCTTAATTTATGGAAAAATAaaagatcccacggattcacagatgatgatctcaaaacagttttcaccaaaaaaatttcaacaGTGTTATCCTATTTAAGACACATCAAGTAATTCAATTGTATATAA includes:
- the LOC140434004 gene encoding uncharacterized protein produces the protein MIRKISVIEYEIEFQEDISTDIYEENVKQQKALTIAPEVRKKVGQIKNGKAPGPANISNYFGAPAPNKLMKIIAVIFNKCLNEDELPSKEWNRAIIPFIYKKGSRNDFKNYRRIILRCSVASLYGGGLKHRIGKQVNESEDQNDFRTRRSSCIDGGTHD